Proteins from one Colias croceus chromosome 22, ilColCroc2.1 genomic window:
- the LOC123701926 gene encoding facilitated trehalose transporter Tret1-like: protein MSVLRQAVFASLVCILCMNVGYIYSWPSSTLRLFASTNTTLNRPMTETEQALFGSLSSIASLISTPFAGFLLDTLGRKYSCILFAIPQIIGWIIVSTCYTVEGILAAMFISGLGGCIFIIAPVFICEFCQETIRGMMTTGVIVYYGIGMLLSYLLGGSLEYNMLNYTCLSLTTLGCSLAWFLKESPIVLMRRGLEKEAAESISYYRGVKINSKEVMQEIDTIRKALNPDLEVEHVPDEATDEDVLKVPVKPEKLNFWQFFKKSQSTRRALLLCLVLYTASIFQGLVVVQVYAQPLFEEAVPNVSTTLSSVIFAIVLIVSGCIAAFFIDKAGRRPLIIYSSITAGICCAVLGTQIQYHWGPHWVSAILLYSYCIAYSLGAGTVPYVIVAEVFLPEIKSIVSVITVEWAWTCNFIILFIFNPLVTTLGLGGIFYIFAVVCFLTAVYCVFYLPETKGLTVDVIQTRFVKKINTGDA from the exons ATGTCTGTGTTACGACAAGCTGTGTTTGCATCTTTGG TTTGCATTCTCTGCATGAACGTTGGGTACATTTACTCCTGGCCGTCTTCAACACTTCGACTGTTCGCTTCAACCAATACCACACTTAACCGACCAATGACGGAAACAGAGCAGGCACTCTTTGGAAGTCTGTCGTCTATAGCGTCTTTGATAAGCACTCCATTTGCTGGTTTCCTCTTGGATACTCTGGGAAGGAAGTATTCGTGTATTTTGTTCGCGATTCCGCAGATT ATCGGCTGGATAATTGTATCAACATGCTACACCGTGGAAGGTATCCTAGCTGCCATGTTTATATCAGGTTTAGGAGGCTGTATTTTTATCATAGCTCCGGTATTTATCTGTGAATTTTGTCAAGAAACAATCAGAGGCATGATGACTACAGGAGTAATAGTTTACTATGGAATTGGCATGCTATTATCCTACCTTTTGGGAGGTTCTTTGGAATATAACATGTTGAACTATACTTGTTTAAGTTTGACTACTCTGGGGTGTAGTCTGGCTTGGTTTTTGAAGGAATCACCTATTGTTTTGATGAGAAGAGGCTTAGAGAAG gaaGCAGCGGAATCTATTTCTTATTATAGAGGTGTGAAAATCAATTCTAAAGAGGTAATGCAAGAAATCGACACAATACGAAAAGCTTTAAACCCAGATTTAGAGGTAGAACATGTTCcag ATGAAGCGACTGACGAGGATGTATTAAAAGTGCCAGTGAAACCCGAAAAACTGAACTTCTGGCAGTTTTTTA aaaaatcTCAATCAACGCGACGTGCCTTACTACTATGTTTGGTTTTATACACAGCATCTATATTCCAAGGTTTAGTAGTTGTCCAGGTGTACGCCCAGCCGTTATTCGAAGAAGCAGTACCAAATGTGTCCACAACCTTATCTAGTGTTATTTTTGCGATTGTGCTGATCGTTTCTGGGTGTATCGCAGCTTTCTTCATAGACAAGGCGGGAAGACGG CCCCTCATTATCTATTCTTCAATAACAGCCGGCATCTGCTGCGCGGTACTAGGAACGCAGATCCAATACCACTGGGGACCGCACTGGGTGTCCGCTATCCTACTCTATTCGTATTGCATCGCGTACTCGCTTGGCGCTGGCACGGTGCCCTACGTTATAGTAGCGGAGGTGTTCTTACCTGAG aTAAAAAGCATCGTGTCTGTGATCACAGTGGAATGGGCATGGACTTGCAATTTCATTATCCTCTTCATTTTCAATCCTCTGGTCACAACACTGGGTCTTGGAGGAATCTTCTATATATTTGCTGTTGTCTGCTTCTTAACAGCTGTATATTGTGTATTCTATTTGCCAGAAACTAAAGGACTGACTGTAGATGTAATACAGACTCGGtttgttaagaaaataaatacaggTGATGCGTAG